From Watersipora subatra chromosome 2, tzWatSuba1.1, whole genome shotgun sequence, one genomic window encodes:
- the LOC137388044 gene encoding uncharacterized protein yields the protein MEELACRYQRLVSSILSDPDSSKTRKRHRDMLTKVKGQFESEVDKYLSGRKKGKKVSKKELIQVKDTLYFPWRVSAPEISPGLLAAVDLHHRDCLLIQIDQPDVDDNVEFEESELESDVDDD from the exons ATGGAGGAGCTTGCCTGTCGCTACCAAAGATTAGTATCAAGTATATTGAGTGACCCAG ATTCGTCCAAGACCAGAAAGAGACACCGCGACATGTTGACCAAAGTCAAAGGGCAGTTTGAAAGTGAGGTGGACAAGTATCTGTCAG GTAGAAAAAAAGGGAAGAAAGTAAGCAAGAAGGAACTTATTCAAGTCAAGGACACCCTATATTTTCCTTGGAGGGTTTCAGCACCCGAAATCAGTCCAGGCTTGCTAGCAGCAGTGGATCTTCACCATCG AGATTGCTTGCTAATTCAGATTGACCAGCCAGATGTAGATGATAATGTAGAGTTTGAGGAGTCAGAATTAGAGAGTGATGTCGATGACGATTGA